TGCCCGCTGTAAAATTGTAGACGCCTCATTCCGTAATTGGCAAGGCCTGGCATTTGCTCTCCCGGGCAATATCGTCCCTGATTTCCCGTTATGCAACAAAAGCTTTAACTTGTCATATTCAGGTAACGATTTATGATTAAAATATTTAAGAACAGCTTAATAAAAGGTATTGTCACACAGCGGATTAATACAGTTAACCCTGAATTATCAAAAGAAATACGGGCTGCAGGTCAGGAATTACATACTGTTATCAATAAAAAGTTCAGCCGGTCTTTTCATATAAGACAAGTTGATACCGGCTCATGCGGAGCATGTGAGTCCGAAATTATTGCAACCACAAACCCGATTTACGACATCCAGAGGTTCGGCATAGATTTTGTTGCATCCCCGCGCCACGCTGATGCGTTACTCGTAACCGGTCCGGTATCAAAAAATATGGAATTAGCTTTACTAAGGACTTATGAAGCAATGCCAGAACCAAAACTGGTGATCACCCTGGGCAACTGCGCGTTAAACGGCGGGTTGTTCAGCAAATCGTATTACACAGTCAATAAAGTCAGTGATATAATACCTGTTGTGTACCACATCCCGGGATGCCCGCCAAAACCGTTGGAGATAATCAAAGCGCTAACAAAAATATTATTTTAACTCAACCGCACATTTTTTTTCAGCAGATTCGTATATGGCATCA
This genomic window from Elusimicrobiota bacterium contains:
- a CDS encoding NADH-quinone oxidoreductase subunit B family protein, whose amino-acid sequence is MIKIFKNSLIKGIVTQRINTVNPELSKEIRAAGQELHTVINKKFSRSFHIRQVDTGSCGACESEIIATTNPIYDIQRFGIDFVASPRHADALLVTGPVSKNMELALLRTYEAMPEPKLVITLGNCALNGGLFSKSYYTVNKVSDIIPVVYHIPGCPPKPLEIIKALTKILF